A region of Cucumis melo cultivar AY chromosome 2, USDA_Cmelo_AY_1.0, whole genome shotgun sequence DNA encodes the following proteins:
- the LOC103492028 gene encoding calcium-dependent protein kinase 8-like, with the protein MGNCCATPATPSGQQHKGKNKKQNPFAADYVVSNGNGGGNWVLKDPTGRDISALYDLGIELGRGEFGVTYLCTDRNTGEKLACKSISKKKLRTAVDIDDVRREVEIMKNLPKHPNIVSLRDTYEDEHAVHIVMELCEGGELFDRIVARGHYTERAAAVVMRTIVEVVQMCHKHGVMHRDLKPENFLFGNKKETTPLKAIDFGLSVFFKPGERFNEIVGSPYYMALEVLKRNYGPKVDVWSAGVILYILLCGVPPFWAETEQGVAQAIIRSVIDFKRDPWPIVSDNAKDLVKKMLDPDPKRRLTAQEVLEHPWLQNAKKAPNVSLGETVKARLKQFSVMNKLKKRALRVIAEHLSVEEVAGIKEAFEMMDTGKRGKINLDELRVGLQKLGQQIPDPDLQILVEAADLDGDGTLNYSEFVAVSVHLKKMANDEHLHKAFSFFDKNQSGYIEIEELRNALNDDDETNGEDVINAIMHDVDTDKDGRISYEEFAAMMKAGTDWRKASRQYSRERFNSLSLKLMRDGSLHLTNEAR; encoded by the exons ATGGGGAATTGCTGTGCTACTCCGGCTACTCCTTCAGGGCAGCAGCACAAGGGAAAGAATAAGAAGCAGAACCCATTTGCAGCTGATTATGTAGTGAGCAATGGCAATGGTGGTGGAAACTGGGTGTTGAAAGATCCAACGGGTCGAGACATTTCTGCCTTATATGATCTGGGAATCGAGCTTGGAAGAGGTGAATTTGGAGTAACGTATTTGTGTACTGATAGAAACACTGGAGAGAAACTTGCTTGTAAATCAATATCGAAAAAGAAGCTGAGAACTGCTGTGGATATTGACGATGTGAGAAGAGAAGTTGAAATTATGAAGAATTTGCCTAAGCATCCGAATATTGTGTCATTGAGAGATACTTATGAGGATGAACATGCTGTTCATATTGTTATGGAGCTTTGTGAAGGTGGGGAGTTGTTTGATAGGATTGTTGCGAGGGGTCATTACACCGAAAGAGCTGCTGCAGTTGTCATGCGGACCATTGTTGAAGTTGTGCAG ATGTGTCATAAACACGGTGTTATGCATCGCGATCTCAAGCCAGAGAACTTTCTTTTTGGAAATAAGAAAGAAACGACTCCATTAAAGGCAATTGATTTTGGGTTATCGGTGTTCTTCAAACCTG GTGAGCGGTTTAATGAAATCGTTGGAAGTCCGTATTACATGGCTCTAGAGGTCCTGAAAAGGAACTATGGTCCGAAAGTTGATGTTTGGAGTGCTGGGGTCATTCTCTATATTTTACTTTGCGGTGTCCCACCTTTTTGGGCAG AAACCGAACAGGGGGTGGCACAGGCTATCATTCGGTCAGTAATTGATTTCAAGAGGGACCCTTGGCCTATAGTGTCTGACAATGCAAAGGACCTTGTGAAGAAAATGCTTGATCCTGACCCCAAAAGGCGACTCACTGCTCAAGAAGTTCTTG AACATCCGTGGTTACAAAATGCCAAAAAGGCACCAAATGTTTCATTGGGAGAGACTGTGAAAGCAAGGCTAAAACAGTTTTCTGTTATGAACAAGCTGAAGAAAAGAGCTCTACGG GTTATTGCTGAGCATTTATCAGTTGAGGAAGTGGCTGGAATCAAGGAAGCATTTGAAATGATGGATACTGGCAAAAGAGGGAAGATAAACCTCGACGAGCTTCGTGTTGGATTACAAAAACTAGGCCAGCAGATTCCTGACCCTGATCTTCAGATACTCGTTGAAGCT GCTGATCTTGACGGTGATGGAACATTGAATTATTCAGAGTTCGTCGCTGTTTCTGTCCATCTTAAAAAGATGGCCAATGATGAACACCTACACAAAGCTttttcattctttgataaaaaccAGAGCGGCTACATAGAGATTGAAGAGCTAAGAAATGCACTTAATGACGACGATGAGACTAACGGTGAGGACGTTATCAATGCCATAATGCACGACGTGGACACAGACAAG GATGGGCGCATAAGCTACGAGGAGTTTGCAGCTATGATGAAGGCGGGTACAGATTGGAGAAAAGCATCGAGACAATACTCACGAGAAAGATTTAATAGTCTGAGTTTAAAGTTAATGAGAGATGGATCATTACATCTAACTAACGAAGCTAGATGA